A window from Desulfurispora thermophila DSM 16022 encodes these proteins:
- a CDS encoding DUF445 domain-containing protein — translation MSIWQMILIPLISALIGWLTNLIAVILLFRPYRPVVLPGYTLQGLIPRRHAELARSVGQVVEQELLSAQDVFSLLTNPDFVGEISTALAQAIRQRVLEKLPPFIPLSIKNIISDVLSEQAQKELPLLLGQIGDQIRQQTLANFQVSRLVEEKILAFPLERLEKLIVSVAGRELRHIEILGGVLGFIIGLVQLVIINWTSWF, via the coding sequence TTGTCTATCTGGCAAATGATTTTAATCCCGCTGATCAGTGCTCTGATTGGCTGGTTGACAAACCTGATTGCCGTAATTTTATTATTTCGCCCTTACCGTCCGGTTGTCCTGCCCGGGTACACATTGCAGGGGCTGATTCCCCGCCGGCATGCCGAACTGGCGCGCAGCGTGGGCCAGGTGGTGGAGCAGGAGCTGCTTTCGGCTCAGGATGTTTTTTCGCTCTTGACCAACCCGGACTTTGTGGGGGAGATTAGCACGGCGCTGGCTCAAGCCATCCGGCAGCGGGTACTGGAAAAGTTGCCCCCCTTCATTCCGCTGTCCATAAAAAACATTATTTCCGATGTGCTCAGCGAGCAGGCCCAGAAGGAACTGCCTTTGCTCCTGGGCCAGATTGGCGACCAGATCCGTCAACAAACGCTGGCCAATTTTCAGGTCAGCCGTCTGGTGGAGGAAAAAATTCTGGCTTTTCCCCTGGAGCGCCTGGAAAAACTGATTGTCAGTGTGGCCGGACGGGAACTGCGGCACATTGAAATCCTGGGCGGTGTGCTGGGCTTTATCATTGGTCTGGTGCAACTGGTCATTATTAACTGGACAAGCTGGTTTTGA
- the thrS gene encoding threonine--tRNA ligase, which yields MVNVTLKDGSVRQYPAGTSLAAVAKDISPRLGKEALVAAVDGRLVDLSHPLEQDCQVEFYTFDSEPGRQAFRHSSAHVLAQAVTRLFPGVKLAIGPAIQDGFYYDFDVPKPFTPEQLARIEAEMQAIVKEDLPITRFELSRQEALQRFARAGEDYKVELINDLPEDSVISCYQQGEFVDLCAGPHVPSTGYLKALKLTSLAGAYWRGNEKNKMLQRIYGTSFPKKSQLEEHLFRIEEAKRRDHRKLGAELDLFSIQEEGPGFPFFHPKGMVIRNELENFWRQEHRKAGYQEIRTPIILNRALWERSGHWDHYRENMYFTKIDELDYAVKPMNCPGGILVYKSKLHSYRDLPIRLGELGLVHRHELSGVLHGLMRVRCFTQDDAHIFMLPEQIQQEIKGVIDLIDRFYSVFGFKYQVELSTKPEKAMGSDEIWEVATSALENALRDKNMPYKVNPGDGAFYGPKIDFHLEDCLGRTWQCGTIQLDFLMPEKFDLTYVGEDGQKHRPVMIHRVIFGSIERFIGILIEHFAGAFPAWLAPVQARVLPITDRHLDYARQVTETLVSAGIRAELDERNEKVNYKIREAQSQKVPYMLVVGDREAQEGTVAVRHRSAGDQGAMPLNQFLALLQEEIASKQIK from the coding sequence ATGGTCAATGTAACTCTGAAAGACGGCTCGGTAAGGCAGTACCCGGCCGGTACTAGCCTGGCCGCAGTGGCCAAGGATATCAGCCCCCGCCTGGGCAAAGAAGCTCTGGTGGCGGCGGTGGACGGCCGGCTGGTGGACCTGAGCCACCCTCTGGAGCAGGATTGCCAGGTGGAGTTTTACACCTTTGACAGCGAGCCCGGCCGTCAGGCCTTCCGGCACAGCAGCGCCCACGTGCTGGCCCAGGCGGTCACCCGGCTCTTCCCCGGCGTCAAGCTGGCCATCGGCCCGGCCATCCAGGACGGTTTTTATTACGATTTTGATGTGCCCAAACCCTTTACGCCAGAACAGCTGGCCAGGATCGAGGCCGAGATGCAGGCCATTGTCAAAGAGGATCTGCCCATTACCCGCTTTGAGCTGTCCCGCCAGGAGGCGCTGCAGCGTTTTGCCCGGGCGGGCGAGGATTATAAAGTGGAATTAATCAACGACCTGCCCGAGGACAGTGTAATTTCCTGCTACCAGCAGGGTGAGTTTGTCGACCTGTGCGCCGGCCCGCACGTGCCTTCCACCGGTTACCTGAAGGCGCTCAAGTTGACCAGTCTGGCCGGAGCTTACTGGCGGGGCAATGAGAAAAACAAGATGTTGCAGCGCATTTATGGGACCTCCTTTCCCAAGAAGAGCCAGCTGGAGGAGCACCTCTTCCGCATCGAGGAGGCCAAAAGGCGCGACCACCGCAAACTGGGGGCGGAACTGGATCTGTTCAGCATCCAGGAGGAAGGGCCGGGCTTTCCCTTTTTTCACCCCAAGGGCATGGTCATCCGCAACGAACTGGAGAACTTCTGGCGGCAGGAGCACCGCAAAGCGGGTTACCAGGAAATTCGCACGCCCATAATATTAAACCGCGCCCTGTGGGAGCGCTCCGGGCACTGGGACCACTACCGCGAGAATATGTATTTTACCAAAATTGACGAGCTGGACTATGCCGTCAAGCCCATGAACTGCCCGGGTGGCATCCTGGTCTACAAGAGCAAGCTACACAGTTACCGCGACCTGCCCATCCGGTTGGGCGAGCTGGGTCTGGTGCACCGCCATGAACTGAGCGGGGTGCTGCATGGCCTGATGCGCGTGCGCTGCTTTACCCAGGACGACGCCCATATCTTCATGCTGCCCGAACAAATTCAGCAGGAGATTAAAGGCGTTATTGACCTGATTGACAGGTTCTACAGCGTTTTCGGCTTCAAATACCAGGTGGAACTATCCACCAAACCGGAGAAAGCCATGGGTTCGGACGAAATCTGGGAAGTGGCCACCAGCGCCCTGGAAAACGCCCTGCGGGACAAAAATATGCCCTACAAAGTCAATCCGGGTGACGGTGCTTTTTACGGACCCAAAATTGACTTTCATCTGGAAGACTGTCTGGGTCGCACCTGGCAGTGCGGCACCATTCAGCTGGACTTTTTGATGCCCGAGAAATTTGATCTCACCTACGTGGGCGAAGACGGTCAAAAACACCGCCCGGTGATGATCCACCGCGTGATCTTCGGCAGCATTGAGCGCTTTATTGGCATTCTGATCGAGCATTTCGCCGGCGCCTTCCCGGCCTGGCTGGCTCCGGTGCAGGCGCGGGTGCTGCCCATTACCGACCGGCACCTGGACTATGCCCGGCAGGTGACCGAAACCCTGGTCAGTGCCGGTATCCGGGCGGAGCTGGACGAGCGCAATGAAAAGGTGAACTACAAGATTCGCGAGGCCCAGAGCCAGAAGGTCCCCTACATGCTGGTAGTGGGCGACAGGGAAGCTCAGGAAGGCACGGTGGCTGTGCGGCACCGCAGTGCCGGTGACCAGGGAGCCATGCCCCTGAACCAGTTCCTGGCTCTGCTGCAGGAGGAGATTGCCAGCAAACAAATTAAATAA
- a CDS encoding type IV pilus twitching motility protein PilT has protein sequence MLEQILRTALARRASDIHLTVDSPPVLRLHGQLVRLEQDGRDLTLTPAVLEDMLQQLLTPAQLEQFRERGDLDLAYSLPDGARFRVNVYRQKGYPAVALRVINTSIPSFHDLGLPEVIARLARLPRGLVLVTGPTGSGKSTTLAAMVDLINREQAVHILTLEDPIEYVHRHKKAVVNQREIGHDSLSFAAALRAAMREDPDVILVGEMRDPETIAVALTAAETGHLVLATLHTSSAAQTVDRIIDVFPPYQQQQIRVQLANSLQGVVSQQLIPRADRQGRVLALEIMVVTPAIRNLIREGKTYQIISQLQTGGKFGMQTMDAHLRHLYQQRLIGREEVLGRAQDPESLAKML, from the coding sequence ATGCTGGAACAAATATTGCGCACGGCGCTGGCCCGGCGGGCGTCCGACATCCACCTCACCGTGGACAGCCCGCCGGTGCTGCGCCTGCACGGTCAGCTGGTGCGCCTGGAGCAGGACGGGCGGGACCTCACCCTTACTCCGGCCGTGCTGGAGGACATGCTGCAGCAGCTTCTGACGCCGGCCCAGCTGGAGCAGTTCCGGGAGCGGGGTGACCTGGACCTGGCCTACAGCCTGCCCGACGGCGCCCGTTTCAGGGTGAATGTCTACCGGCAAAAGGGTTACCCGGCCGTGGCCCTGCGGGTGATCAATACGTCCATCCCTTCCTTTCATGATCTGGGGCTGCCCGAAGTGATTGCCCGCCTGGCCCGCCTGCCCCGCGGACTGGTGCTGGTGACCGGGCCCACGGGCAGCGGTAAATCCACCACGCTAGCCGCCATGGTGGATCTGATTAACCGCGAGCAGGCGGTGCACATCCTAACGCTGGAAGACCCCATTGAATATGTGCACCGTCACAAGAAGGCCGTGGTGAACCAGCGGGAGATCGGCCATGACAGCCTCTCCTTCGCCGCCGCCCTGCGGGCGGCCATGCGGGAGGACCCGGACGTAATTCTGGTAGGTGAGATGCGCGATCCGGAAACCATTGCCGTGGCCCTCACGGCGGCCGAAACCGGTCACCTGGTGCTGGCCACTCTGCACACCTCCAGCGCCGCCCAGACCGTGGACCGGATCATCGACGTCTTTCCCCCCTACCAGCAGCAGCAAATCCGGGTGCAGCTGGCCAACTCCCTGCAGGGTGTGGTCTCTCAACAGCTCATACCTCGCGCCGACCGGCAGGGCCGGGTGCTGGCGCTGGAGATCATGGTGGTGACGCCGGCCATTCGCAACCTGATTCGCGAGGGCAAGACTTACCAGATCATCAGCCAGCTGCAAACCGGTGGCAAGTTTGGTATGCAGACCATGGACGCACATTTGCGCCATCTGTACCAGCAAAGGTTGATAGGCCGGGAGGAAGTGCTCGGCCGGGCCCAGGATCCGGAAAGCCTGGCCAAAATGCTTTAG
- the dtd gene encoding D-aminoacyl-tRNA deacylase — protein sequence MRAVVQRVSRGSVTVDGKTVGEINRGVVVLLGVGQDDEPSDAEYLARKVAGLRIFEDEQGKMNLALTDVGGQALVVSQFTLYGDCRRGNRPSFSTAAPAEKGRQLYLYFVEKLKEAGIPVQTGIFQAYMQVEIINDGPVTLLLDSAKNF from the coding sequence TTGCGGGCAGTGGTACAGCGGGTGAGCCGCGGTAGTGTGACAGTGGACGGTAAAACAGTAGGTGAGATCAACCGGGGTGTGGTGGTACTGCTGGGCGTGGGCCAGGACGACGAACCGTCCGACGCCGAATACCTGGCCCGTAAAGTAGCCGGGCTGCGCATTTTTGAAGACGAGCAGGGCAAAATGAACCTGGCGCTGACCGATGTGGGCGGGCAGGCCCTGGTGGTCTCCCAGTTCACACTGTACGGTGATTGCCGGCGGGGCAACCGGCCCAGCTTTTCCACCGCGGCACCGGCCGAAAAGGGGCGGCAGCTCTACCTCTATTTTGTGGAAAAACTCAAAGAGGCGGGTATTCCCGTGCAGACCGGTATCTTTCAGGCATACATGCAGGTGGAGATTATCAACGATGGACCGGTAACCCTGCTTTTGGACAGTGCAAAGAATTTCTAG
- the infC gene encoding translation initiation factor IF-3 yields MSKDFRINEEIRVREVRVVDSDGNQLGIMPTREALRLAEERQLDLVEIAPQARPPVCKLMDFGKYKYEQNKREKEAKKKQKVINIKEIKLRPNIEDHDFQIKAKNAARFLKDGDKVKATIMFRGREIVHTQLGMQLLQRLAEELKDLCNVERQPKLEGKNMIMILSPKADLKQE; encoded by the coding sequence ATTTCCAAGGACTTCCGTATTAACGAAGAAATCCGGGTCCGGGAAGTGCGTGTGGTGGACAGCGATGGCAACCAGCTGGGCATCATGCCTACGCGGGAAGCGCTCAGACTGGCGGAAGAAAGGCAGCTGGACCTGGTTGAGATAGCGCCGCAGGCCAGACCGCCTGTGTGCAAACTGATGGATTTTGGTAAGTACAAGTACGAGCAGAACAAGCGGGAAAAAGAAGCCAAGAAAAAGCAGAAGGTCATTAATATTAAAGAGATAAAACTGCGTCCCAATATTGAAGACCACGACTTTCAGATTAAAGCCAAAAATGCCGCCCGCTTTTTAAAAGATGGCGACAAGGTAAAAGCTACTATTATGTTCCGCGGCCGGGAAATTGTCCATACCCAGTTGGGCATGCAGCTTTTGCAACGTCTGGCCGAGGAACTGAAGGATCTCTGCAATGTGGAAAGACAACCCAAGTTGGAAGGCAAAAATATGATCATGATTTTGTCCCCCAAAGCCGATCTCAAACAGGAATAA
- the rpmI gene encoding 50S ribosomal protein L35, with translation MPKIKTHRGAAKRFKKTASGKFKRNHAFHSHILGKKTAKRKRNLRKSTVVHEADAARLRTLLPYL, from the coding sequence ATGCCCAAAATCAAAACACATCGCGGTGCAGCCAAAAGGTTTAAAAAGACGGCCAGCGGCAAGTTCAAGCGCAACCACGCTTTTCACAGCCATATTCTGGGCAAAAAGACGGCCAAGCGCAAACGCAACCTGCGCAAGTCCACTGTGGTACACGAGGCCGACGCCGCCAGACTGCGCACCCTTCTGCCTTACCTTTAA
- the rplT gene encoding 50S ribosomal protein L20, with protein MPRAKSSVVSRHRHKKILKLARGYRGSKSKLYRVAKQQVMKSLAYAYRDRRNRKRDFRRLWIARINAAARMNGINYSQLMNGLKRAGVKINRKMLSDIAVNDARAFSQLVEVAKSKLG; from the coding sequence ATGCCACGTGCCAAAAGCAGTGTGGTTTCCCGTCATAGACACAAAAAGATTCTCAAGCTGGCCCGGGGCTACCGGGGATCCAAGAGCAAGCTGTACCGGGTGGCCAAGCAGCAGGTGATGAAATCCCTGGCCTACGCTTACCGGGACCGGCGTAACAGAAAACGTGATTTTCGCAGACTGTGGATTGCCCGCATCAATGCTGCCGCCCGCATGAACGGGATCAATTACAGCCAGTTGATGAACGGCTTAAAGCGGGCCGGGGTGAAGATCAACCGTAAGATGCTTTCCGATATCGCGGTAAACGATGCCCGCGCTTTCAGCCAGCTGGTGGAAGTTGCCAAGTCCAAACTGGGTTAG
- a CDS encoding TrmH family RNA methyltransferase codes for MHMITSPQNQLVKYLNRLKEKRHRSQEQKFLAEGTRFVEEALAVPGLVEMLVYSPELLPAGRSEPLLELARQAGVSITAVSARVFRVLADTQTPQGVLAVVKMPVLKLDDLALLLGLASQRGNPLLVVVDGVQDPGNLGTIVRSAAAFGASGLVLCRGTVDLFNPKVLRATMGAVFKLPVWQDVDINTLGHLLQQMGLEILLSSPQGDVSLTAAGLTGRVALVIGSEARGVSNQWRQFTRRAFRIPMQEDVESLNAGIAAAVILYEAYRQRTCRP; via the coding sequence ATGCACATGATTACCAGTCCCCAGAACCAGCTGGTAAAATATTTAAACCGTCTGAAGGAAAAGAGACACCGCAGCCAGGAGCAGAAGTTCCTCGCTGAGGGTACGCGCTTTGTAGAGGAGGCCCTGGCCGTGCCGGGGTTGGTGGAGATGCTGGTCTATTCCCCGGAGCTGCTGCCCGCCGGGCGCAGTGAACCTCTGCTGGAGCTGGCCCGTCAGGCGGGGGTGTCCATTACGGCAGTCTCTGCCCGTGTTTTCCGGGTGCTGGCCGATACCCAGACGCCTCAGGGCGTGCTGGCCGTGGTGAAAATGCCCGTGTTAAAGCTGGACGATCTGGCTTTGCTGCTGGGTCTGGCCAGTCAGCGCGGCAACCCGCTCCTGGTGGTGGTGGACGGAGTTCAGGACCCGGGTAATCTGGGTACCATTGTGCGCAGTGCGGCAGCCTTTGGCGCCAGCGGCCTGGTTTTGTGCCGCGGCACGGTGGACCTGTTCAACCCCAAGGTGCTGCGGGCGACCATGGGCGCGGTCTTTAAGCTGCCCGTCTGGCAGGATGTGGATATAAACACGCTGGGCCATCTGCTGCAGCAAATGGGACTGGAGATTTTGCTGAGCAGCCCGCAGGGGGACGTTTCTCTGACTGCTGCCGGTTTAACCGGGCGGGTGGCTCTGGTCATCGGCAGTGAGGCGCGCGGCGTATCCAATCAGTGGCGGCAGTTCACCCGGCGCGCTTTCCGCATTCCCATGCAGGAAGATGTGGAATCGCTTAACGCCGGGATAGCCGCGGCGGTGATCCTTTACGAGGCCTACCGGCAGCGCACCTGTCGACCCTAA
- the pheS gene encoding phenylalanine--tRNA ligase subunit alpha, producing the protein MLDKLQEMQSRAIAELQSVKNLEELEALRIRYLGKKGELTAILRGMGSLSPEQRPLVGQMANRVREELEDKLAVQSRLLKKQEQEQRLVQEKIDVTLPGTALPSGRLHPLSQVTRQIEDIFLGLGFAIAEGPEVELDYYNFEALNLPKDHPARDMQDTFFFGPEVLLRTHTSPVQVRTMESMAPRLPVKIIAPGKVYRRDDDATHSPMFHQVEGLLVDTRVTFAELRGVLQVFAEEMFGPHTKTRFRPSFFPFTEPSAEVDISCVMCGGSGCRVCSHTGWLEILGCGMVHPRVLEMSGYDAAKVTGFAFGMGVERIAMLKYGIDDLRLLFENDLRFLRQF; encoded by the coding sequence TTGCTGGACAAACTGCAAGAAATGCAATCGCGCGCCATTGCCGAACTGCAGTCTGTAAAAAATCTAGAAGAACTGGAAGCGCTGCGCATTCGCTACCTGGGTAAAAAAGGCGAGCTGACAGCCATTCTGCGGGGTATGGGCAGCCTGAGCCCGGAACAGCGGCCGCTGGTAGGCCAGATGGCCAACCGGGTGCGGGAGGAACTGGAGGATAAGCTGGCTGTCCAATCCCGGCTGCTCAAAAAGCAGGAGCAGGAGCAAAGGCTGGTGCAGGAGAAGATCGACGTCACCCTGCCCGGCACCGCCTTGCCCAGCGGCCGCCTGCACCCGCTTTCTCAGGTTACCAGACAGATTGAAGATATTTTCCTGGGATTGGGCTTTGCCATCGCGGAAGGCCCCGAGGTGGAGCTGGACTATTACAATTTCGAAGCGCTCAACCTGCCCAAGGACCACCCGGCCAGGGATATGCAGGACACCTTCTTTTTCGGCCCGGAAGTGCTTTTGCGCACCCACACTTCGCCGGTGCAGGTGCGGACCATGGAGAGCATGGCTCCCCGGCTACCTGTGAAAATCATCGCCCCGGGCAAGGTGTACCGGCGGGATGACGACGCCACCCACTCACCCATGTTCCACCAGGTGGAGGGGCTGCTGGTGGATACCCGCGTCACCTTTGCTGAACTGCGCGGTGTGTTGCAGGTTTTTGCCGAGGAAATGTTCGGGCCGCATACCAAAACCCGTTTTCGGCCCAGCTTTTTCCCCTTTACCGAGCCCAGCGCGGAAGTGGATATTTCCTGCGTGATGTGCGGAGGTAGCGGTTGCCGCGTCTGCTCGCACACCGGCTGGCTGGAAATCCTGGGCTGCGGCATGGTGCATCCCCGGGTGCTGGAGATGTCGGGATACGATGCGGCAAAGGTGACCGGTTTCGCCTTTGGTATGGGCGTGGAGCGCATTGCCATGCTCAAGTACGGCATTGACGACCTGCGTCTGCTCTTTGAAAATGACCTGCGCTTTTTACGACAGTTTTAG
- the pheT gene encoding phenylalanine--tRNA ligase subunit beta, which yields MLVSYKWLQEYVEILATPEELADRLTAVGLAVETLHRPGREIKNVYTGEILKIDPHPNADKLVVCQVSTGGEEVRQIVTGATNVREGHIVPVAVEGARLAGGLVIKKAKLRGVESRGMLCSGQELGLDSALLPPEQARGIMILPPDTPLGLDICSVLGLDDTILELELTPNRGDCLSMLGVAREVAAIYGREVKWPPMSPQALPEEIAGQVQVEIRDPDLCRRYVAKLIHNVQIGPSPLWMVKRLMAAGIRSINNIVDITNYVMLEMGQPLHAFDYRTIKDGRIIVRRAAPGEQIVTLDGVTRSLHQEMLVIADPAGPVGIAGVMGGEATEVTAATTSILLESAYFDPVSIRRTAKALNLRSQASHRFERGVDITGCLRAAERAAYLMQQLAGGQVVAGEVDAYPRPYAARTIVLRPERVEYILGAAVPQDKIVSILRGLQFNVQKEEEKLLVTVPGHRPDISLEEDLVEEVARLYGYNSFPAVLPAGSAARGRRTPAQQLAWQVRDIMCGLGLSEVVTYSFISPRHADLLLLPEDSPLRRMLALQNPLSEEQSVMRTSMLPGLLEVLGRNMSRRVNDAAIFELGKVFYPGADALPEEKYVLAALLTGYAPGSWNSPARPVDFYYLKGILSVLLEKLHVGPVEYQPGGPSYYHPGRTATLFCAGRQLGVLGELHPTVLENYELSQRVVALEVDWAELLAAAAERVAYRPLPRFPGLERDLAVVVEQSVPAAAVQREIIAAGGKLLEEVRLFDVYQGEQVPAGHRSLAFALTFRAPDRTLSDEDVAKPLAEITRALADKFAAALRS from the coding sequence TTGCTGGTTTCATATAAATGGCTGCAGGAGTATGTGGAGATTTTGGCCACGCCGGAAGAGCTGGCCGACAGGTTGACCGCCGTGGGGCTGGCTGTGGAGACCCTGCACCGGCCGGGGCGGGAAATCAAAAACGTTTACACGGGCGAAATATTGAAAATTGACCCTCATCCCAATGCGGACAAGCTGGTGGTGTGTCAGGTGAGCACCGGCGGCGAGGAAGTGCGCCAGATTGTCACCGGGGCCACCAATGTGCGGGAAGGCCACATTGTACCGGTGGCTGTGGAAGGGGCCCGGTTGGCCGGCGGTCTGGTGATTAAAAAGGCCAAGCTGCGCGGTGTGGAATCGCGGGGCATGCTCTGCTCCGGCCAGGAACTGGGTCTGGACAGTGCACTCCTGCCACCCGAACAGGCGCGCGGCATTATGATTTTGCCGCCCGACACACCGCTGGGCCTGGATATCTGCTCAGTACTGGGCCTGGATGACACCATACTGGAGCTGGAGCTTACTCCTAACCGGGGCGATTGTTTGTCCATGCTGGGCGTGGCCAGGGAAGTGGCGGCTATATACGGCCGGGAAGTGAAGTGGCCGCCCATGTCGCCCCAGGCCCTGCCGGAGGAAATTGCCGGTCAGGTACAGGTGGAGATCCGCGATCCCGATCTGTGCCGGCGCTATGTAGCCAAGCTGATCCATAATGTGCAGATTGGCCCTTCGCCCCTCTGGATGGTCAAACGCCTGATGGCGGCGGGTATCCGCTCCATCAACAACATTGTGGACATCACCAACTATGTTATGCTGGAGATGGGCCAGCCCCTGCATGCCTTTGACTACCGGACCATCAAGGACGGCCGGATCATAGTGCGGCGGGCGGCTCCGGGCGAGCAAATCGTCACCCTGGACGGAGTAACCCGCAGCCTGCACCAGGAAATGCTGGTGATTGCCGATCCGGCCGGTCCGGTGGGTATTGCCGGGGTCATGGGCGGCGAGGCCACCGAGGTGACTGCTGCCACCACCAGCATTTTGCTGGAGTCGGCTTATTTCGATCCGGTGAGCATCCGCCGCACGGCCAAAGCTCTCAACCTGCGCTCTCAGGCTTCACACCGCTTTGAACGGGGTGTGGACATTACCGGTTGCTTGAGGGCGGCCGAGCGGGCGGCCTACCTGATGCAGCAACTGGCCGGTGGCCAGGTGGTGGCGGGTGAGGTGGATGCCTATCCCCGCCCGTACGCAGCGCGCACCATTGTACTACGCCCGGAGCGTGTGGAATACATCCTGGGCGCTGCCGTTCCCCAGGATAAAATTGTTTCCATCCTGCGCGGCCTGCAGTTCAATGTGCAGAAGGAAGAGGAAAAACTGCTGGTCACTGTACCCGGCCACCGGCCCGATATCAGCCTGGAGGAGGACCTGGTGGAGGAAGTGGCCCGCCTGTACGGCTACAACAGTTTCCCCGCGGTGCTGCCGGCCGGCAGTGCGGCTCGTGGACGCCGTACCCCGGCCCAGCAGCTGGCCTGGCAGGTGCGCGACATTATGTGCGGGCTGGGGCTGAGCGAAGTGGTCACATACAGCTTTATTTCCCCCCGCCACGCCGATCTGTTGCTCTTGCCGGAAGACAGTCCTCTGCGCCGGATGCTGGCCCTGCAGAATCCCTTGAGCGAGGAACAATCGGTCATGCGCACCAGCATGTTGCCCGGCCTGCTGGAAGTGCTGGGGCGCAATATGAGCCGGCGGGTAAACGATGCGGCCATTTTTGAACTGGGCAAGGTCTTTTATCCCGGTGCAGATGCGCTGCCCGAGGAGAAATATGTTCTGGCGGCATTGCTCACCGGTTATGCGCCCGGGAGTTGGAACAGCCCGGCCCGTCCTGTAGACTTTTACTATCTGAAGGGGATTTTGAGCGTTTTACTGGAAAAATTGCACGTGGGTCCTGTGGAATACCAGCCCGGCGGGCCGTCTTACTATCATCCCGGTCGTACGGCCACTCTGTTCTGTGCCGGCCGGCAGCTGGGCGTGCTGGGCGAACTGCATCCCACCGTGCTGGAAAACTACGAACTGTCCCAGCGCGTGGTCGCGCTGGAAGTGGACTGGGCGGAGCTCCTTGCTGCCGCGGCAGAGCGAGTAGCTTACCGGCCGCTGCCCCGTTTCCCCGGTCTGGAACGTGACCTGGCCGTGGTGGTAGAGCAGAGCGTTCCGGCGGCGGCCGTGCAGCGGGAAATTATCGCTGCCGGCGGCAAATTGCTGGAAGAGGTGCGCCTGTTCGACGTCTACCAGGGCGAGCAGGTGCCGGCCGGTCACCGCAGCCTGGCTTTTGCGCTCACCTTCCGGGCCCCCGACCGCACACTGAGCGATGAGGATGTGGCCAAACCGCTGGCCGAGATCACCCGCGCTCTGGCCGACAAGTTTGCTGCTGCGTTGCGCAGTTAA
- a CDS encoding cell division protein ZapA: protein MSGPVHVVDVEIYGDRYSLKGTEPPEYLEMLAAMVSEKMKEVALRNNRLNLKQIAVLAALHLADELVKLKREHRELLSLLDETEKR from the coding sequence ATGTCGGGGCCGGTTCATGTGGTTGATGTGGAAATATATGGTGACAGATATAGCTTGAAAGGGACGGAGCCGCCCGAGTATCTGGAAATGCTGGCTGCCATGGTCAGTGAAAAGATGAAGGAAGTGGCGCTGCGCAACAACCGGTTGAACTTAAAGCAAATTGCCGTACTGGCCGCCCTGCATCTGGCCGATGAGCTGGTCAAGCTGAAACGGGAGCACCGCGAACTGCTCTCATTGCTGGACGAAACGGAAAAACGGTAA